The following coding sequences lie in one Eschrichtius robustus isolate mEscRob2 chromosome 10, mEscRob2.pri, whole genome shotgun sequence genomic window:
- the ZNF484 gene encoding zinc finger protein 484, producing MSVKNNRISAPFPEEPEMTKSLGSVSFKDVTVDFSREEWQQLDLAQKSLYRDVMLENYFNLISVGCQVPKPEVIFSLERGEEPCMLDGEISSQSYLDQGIGFETSQQGMSEEVSIQFEKINLFTRDDLYSILEELWQDDEQTGRCEENQNKYLSHVAFINKDTLTNEGDCEYDKDIRKIFHVNTYLVPSRKRLHNYDSFQKSLKPIVSLCNYNRNNATENFDKIIGYDIFTHMNSHTEMNACEYNQCKKLLSHKQTLIQHQKFHGENLYLFSDCVKLSTHKSHLFVHQRIYTEEKHHECSKCETAFTRKSQFAVPQVYTREKPYICTEYGKDFSLNSNHEKTPHTEDTDCKCSPHGKAFIQKSDLFRHQRIHTGGKKTYNYNECGKNVSQNSNLNIHKKVHTGEKHFECTECGKAFTRKSTLNMHQKIHTGEKPYVCTECGKAFIRKSHFITHERIHTGEKPYECSDCGKSFIKKSQLHVHQRIHTGENPFICSECGKVFTHKTNLIIHQKIHTGERPYICTECGKAFTDRSNLIKHQKIHTGEKPYKCSDCGKSFTWKSRLRIHQKCHTGERHYECSECGKAFIQKSTLSMHQRIHKGEKPYVCTECGKAFFHKSHFITHERIHTGEKPYECSDCGKSFTKKSQLHVHQQIHTGEKPYRCAECGKAFTDRSNLFTHQKIHTGEKPYKCNDCGKAFTRKSGLHIHQQSHTGERHYECSECGKAFARKSTLIMHQRIHTGEKPYICTECGKSFIQKSHLNRHRRIHTGEKPYECSDCGKTFIKKSQLLEHHRIHTGEKPYMCAECGKAFTIRSNLIKHQKIHTKQKPYKCSDFRKAFN from the exons ATGTCCGTGAAGAACAATCGG ATCTCTGCCCCTTTCCCAGAAGAACCAGAAATGACCAAGTCCCTG GGATCAGTGTCTTTCAAGGATGTAACTGTAGACTTCAGCAGGGAGGAGTGGCAACAGTTGGACCTTGCTCAGAAAAGTCTATACAGGGATGTAATGCTGGAAAACTATTTCAACTTGATCTCAGTTG GGTGTCAAGTTCCCAAACCAGAAGTCATTTTCAGCTTGGAGCGGGGAGAAGAGCCATGTATGTTGGATGGTGAAATCTCAAGCCAGAGCTATCTAG atcaggGTATTGGTTTTGAAACGTCACAACAGGGAATGTCTGAAGAAGTTTCAATCCAGTTTGAGAAAATTAATCTCTTCACAAGAGATGACCTGTATTCCATTTTAGAAGAATTGTGGCAAGATGATGAACAGACAGGGAGATGTGAGGAAAACCAGAACAAATATTTAAGTCATGTTGCCTTCATCAACAAGGATACACTAACTAATGAGGGAGACTGTGAATATGATAAAGACATTAGGAAAATATTTCATGTAAACACATACCTTGTTCCTTCAAGAAAAAGACTCCATAACTATGACTCATTTCAAAAGAGTTTGAAGCCTATTGTAAGCCTGTGTAATTATAATAGAAACAATGCAACAGAAAATTTTGATAAGATTATTGGATATGATATCTTTACTCATATGAATTCTCATACAGAAATGAATGCTTGTGAATATAATCAATGTAAGAAACTTCTGAGTCATAAGCAAACTCTCATTCAACATCAAAAATTTCATGGGGAGAACCTCTATTTATTTTCTGATTGTGTAAAACTTTCCACCCATAAGTCACAcctttttgtgcatcaaaggatttATACTGAAGAGAAACATCATGAGTGCAGCAAATGTGAAACAGCCTTCACTCGGAAGTCCCAATTTGCTGTACCTCAGGTTTATACAAGAGAGAAACCCTATATATGCACTGAATACGGGAAGGACTTTTCCCTCAATTCAAACCATGAGAAAACTCCTCACACTGAGGACACTGATTGTAAATGCAGTCCACATGGAAAAGCCTTTATCCAAAAGTCAGATCTGTTCAGAcaccagagaattcatactggagggaaaaaaacctatAATTATAATGAATGTGGGAAAAATGTCTCTCAGAATTCAAACCTCAATATACATAAAAAAGTTCATACTGGCGAGAAACACTTTGAATGTActgaatgtgggaaagctttcaCAAGGAAATCAACACTAAATATGCATCAGAAAATTCATACAGGAGAAAAACCCTATGTATGtactgaatgtgggaaagcctttatcCGGAAGTCACATTTTATTACACATGAGAGAATTCATACcggagagaaaccttatgaatgcAGTGACTGTGGGAAGTCCTTTATAAAGAAGTCACAGCTCCATGTGCATCAGCGAATTCACACAGGGGAGAATCCCTTTATATGTTCAGAATGTGGGAAGGTCTTCACCCACAAGACAAATCTCATTATACACCAGAAAATTCATACTGGTGAGAGACCCTATATATGTActgaatgtgggaaggcctttacTGATAGGTCAAATCTCATTAAACACCAaaaaattcatactggagagaaaccctataaatGCAGCGACTGTGGAAAATCATTCACCTGGAAGTCACGACTCAGGATACATCAGAAATGTCATACTGGAGAGAGACATTAtgaatgcagtgaatgtgggaaagcatTTATTCAGAAGTCAACACTGAGTATGCACCAGAGAAttcataaaggagaaaaaccctatGTTTGCActgaatgtgggaaggccttctTCCATAAGTCACATTTTATTACACatgagagaattcatactggagagaaaccttacgaATGCAGTGATTGTGGGAAATCCTTCACAAAGAAATCACAGCTTCATGTACATCAGCAaattcacacaggagagaaaccctacaGATGTGCTGAATGTGGAAAGGCTTTTACTGACAGATCAAATCTCTTTACACACCAGAAaattcatactggtgagaaaccctatAAATGTAATGACTGTGGAAAAGCCTTCACTCGGAAGTCAGGCCTCCATATACATCAGCAGTCTCATACTGGAGAAAGACattatgagtgcagtgaatgtgggaaagcctttgcAAGAAAATCAACACTAATTatgcatcagagaattcatacaggagagaaaccttatATTTGTACTGAATGTGGGAAGTCCTTCATCCAGAAGTCACACTTAAATCGACATcggagaattcatactggagagaagccctatgAATGCAGTGACTGTGGGAAGACCTTTATTAAGAAGTCACAACTCCTTGAACATCATCGaattcacacaggagagaaaccatataTGTGTGCTGAATGTGGAAAGGCCTTCACCATCAGATCAAATCTTATTAAACACCAGAAAATTCATACTAAACAGAAACCCTATAAATGTAGTGACTTTAGGAAAGCCTTCAACTAG